A genomic window from Thalassoroseus pseudoceratinae includes:
- a CDS encoding purine-nucleoside phosphorylase has protein sequence MQGLSEQIAEAVQAIREHWTETPRIGLILGTGLGGLAAEIQADAKLAYSDIPHFPTSTVTSHAGQLVCGTLKGMPIVAMEGRFHYYEGYSMQQITFPIRVMKALGAEILIVTNAAGGMNPQMSLADIVIIEDHIDFLPDNPLRGVNDDNLGPRFPDMLETYDRELIALAQKTALEKSIPAQKGVFVAVAGPNLETRAEYRMLRGFGADVVGMSTVPEAIVAKHAGMRTLGFSIVTDLCLPDALEPVDIDKIIRVAGEGGERLGKLIGGVLEQL, from the coding sequence ATGCAAGGTTTGTCTGAGCAAATTGCCGAAGCCGTTCAGGCAATCCGAGAGCATTGGACTGAAACGCCCCGAATCGGTCTCATTCTGGGAACTGGTTTGGGTGGATTGGCCGCGGAAATCCAGGCGGACGCCAAACTCGCCTACTCCGACATCCCCCACTTTCCGACGTCGACCGTCACATCGCATGCTGGTCAACTCGTTTGCGGGACACTCAAGGGCATGCCAATCGTGGCGATGGAAGGTCGCTTCCATTACTACGAAGGTTACTCGATGCAGCAGATCACGTTTCCCATCCGTGTGATGAAAGCTCTCGGGGCGGAAATTTTGATCGTCACCAATGCCGCTGGTGGGATGAATCCGCAAATGTCGCTGGCGGATATCGTCATCATCGAAGATCACATTGATTTTCTGCCGGACAACCCATTGCGGGGAGTGAATGACGACAACCTAGGCCCGCGATTTCCGGATATGCTCGAAACCTACGATCGAGAATTGATCGCACTGGCCCAAAAGACCGCCTTGGAGAAATCGATCCCGGCTCAGAAAGGCGTGTTTGTCGCGGTTGCTGGACCGAACCTGGAAACACGAGCTGAATATCGCATGTTGCGTGGCTTCGGTGCGGATGTTGTCGGCATGAGCACCGTGCCCGAAGCGATTGTCGCCAAACATGCGGGCATGCGGACGCTCGGATTCTCCATCGTCACGGATTTGTGCCTTCCGGACGCGCTCGAACCAGTGGATATTGATAAAATCATCCGAGTCGCCGGTGAGGGTGGTGAGCGTTTAGGGAAACTGATCGGCGGAGTACTGGAACAACTCTAA
- a CDS encoding peroxiredoxin family protein, giving the protein MSATRKWIETVGIACLGGAFVCGTSGCGKDRPTPEQTASQLPTLSISSPKTTPKIETGPPVDSAELALQEITLLRLKTLPTEASVAEIREFQRQRNTEIVALAQHAIARSHADEAKSSEYRQAVHHLLEARTQLALQHPSGEEAARNADIETLYDHAEQVIAADPSSPAALEAGLSLVAFAETMARKFGGEEPRWLEEYSRQAQLFARRFPGETEHVIKTLDAAGWSCDAHGLTEAAAACYTTLQEMCPDDKRTAHVSAILRRLTLVGQPLKLAGPTIDGGYVDLEQFQGTPTVVAFWASETEGAEVQLPELKKLADQFANNGLNVVSVNLDFDEAIARDFLSRHQIEWPTVFYAAPDQRGWKNPIVKYYGLRRIPAYWLVNADGTVASTFTTLPELAEHCTDLLK; this is encoded by the coding sequence ATGAGCGCGACACGGAAGTGGATCGAAACTGTTGGAATCGCATGTTTAGGCGGAGCATTCGTTTGCGGAACTTCAGGTTGTGGCAAGGACCGACCTACTCCGGAACAAACGGCAAGTCAACTGCCCACTCTGTCGATTTCGAGCCCCAAAACGACGCCGAAAATTGAAACCGGTCCCCCGGTGGATTCTGCGGAGTTGGCACTGCAAGAAATCACATTGCTGCGTCTCAAAACGTTGCCGACCGAGGCGTCGGTTGCGGAAATCCGAGAGTTCCAACGACAACGCAACACCGAAATCGTGGCACTCGCTCAACACGCCATCGCCCGATCACACGCTGACGAAGCAAAATCGTCGGAATACCGCCAAGCGGTACACCACCTGCTCGAAGCCCGCACTCAGTTGGCTTTGCAACATCCCAGTGGTGAGGAAGCTGCTCGAAACGCAGACATCGAAACGCTTTACGATCATGCTGAGCAAGTGATTGCTGCCGATCCTAGCTCTCCGGCAGCGTTGGAAGCGGGGCTGTCCTTAGTCGCATTCGCCGAGACGATGGCTCGAAAATTCGGCGGCGAGGAACCCCGATGGCTGGAAGAATACAGTCGGCAAGCCCAACTCTTTGCCCGACGTTTCCCCGGCGAAACGGAACACGTGATCAAAACCCTCGATGCGGCCGGTTGGAGTTGTGACGCCCATGGACTCACGGAGGCGGCCGCTGCTTGTTACACCACGCTTCAGGAAATGTGTCCCGACGACAAACGAACGGCACACGTCTCAGCTATCCTGCGACGATTAACTCTCGTTGGACAGCCATTGAAATTGGCGGGTCCCACGATCGATGGCGGTTATGTTGACCTGGAACAATTCCAGGGAACACCCACAGTTGTCGCATTCTGGGCCAGTGAAACTGAAGGTGCTGAAGTTCAACTCCCCGAACTCAAAAAACTCGCCGACCAATTCGCCAACAACGGCTTGAATGTTGTCAGTGTGAACTTGGACTTCGACGAAGCAATTGCCAGAGATTTTCTGTCCCGTCACCAAATCGAATGGCCAACGGTGTTCTACGCCGCTCCCGATCAACGTGGCTGGAAGAACCCGATCGTGAAGTACTACGGTCTCCGTCGGATTCCAGCGTATTGGTTGGTCAATGCCGACGGAACCGTCGCCAGCACCTTCACGACACTCCCAGAACTCGCGGAACACTGCACCGACCTACTGAAATAA
- a CDS encoding WD40 domain-containing protein yields MFARRTVLLTALLSFVASGVVADELPLSTLKKAAAESKTKRDKAKSNLDEAEASVQKATEDLLRAKSIPRQADRTLSETEKSLKAQEEAIKKAAEAVQKAELAKQKADQVVKDAGEDAAKKTAAEKQQAATTAELKKQQELLETANKSLQEIRTKRTAAEQAKKDAPQKIENAETALKKARQDRDERQKAYETIAAAWLADQQAVESHLIEHDQLVSFSEKVAPIFHRRCVACHNARQAQGRLNMETFAAMAKGGESGESFVAGDPDSSMLWTMIEIGEMPKDADPLTADEMAVIRRWIETGAVLDAGKPADASLLTIMPKPEQPQPPESYAATIPVTALAYSPDGKLLASSGYHEVLLWNAEDGSLVRRISNLAERVYDVQFSQDGATIVVAAGTPAQIGEVKQFAVADGQLLADLMITPDSVFAIALSPDGTRLASAGADRSVRVFDLESQAELLHVEDHADWVMDVAWSPDGKQLVSASRDKTAKVVNAETGEAVITFNSHSDAVYAVAFSQDGKQVVSAGEDRQIRLWKVADAKAVKTVRASGAVFDLEQLPNGQTATAEASKTARLVAWPKGQIAKTFSGSPEWLYSVAASPSTQRIAAGSYDGTIRIWNMEDGKEFLKFVAKP; encoded by the coding sequence ATGTTTGCTCGCCGAACTGTGCTGCTCACCGCCCTCCTCTCTTTTGTAGCATCCGGTGTTGTTGCCGACGAATTGCCGCTTTCGACGCTCAAGAAGGCCGCTGCGGAGTCCAAGACAAAGCGTGACAAGGCCAAATCAAATCTCGATGAAGCGGAAGCAAGCGTGCAGAAGGCGACGGAAGACCTGCTGCGGGCCAAATCCATTCCCCGCCAGGCGGATCGCACGCTTTCCGAAACGGAGAAGTCGCTGAAGGCTCAGGAAGAAGCGATCAAGAAAGCGGCTGAAGCTGTCCAGAAAGCCGAGCTGGCCAAACAGAAAGCTGACCAGGTAGTCAAAGACGCGGGCGAGGATGCAGCGAAGAAGACTGCCGCCGAGAAACAGCAAGCTGCGACCACAGCGGAACTCAAGAAGCAACAAGAACTGCTTGAGACGGCCAACAAATCGCTTCAGGAAATCCGAACCAAACGGACTGCCGCAGAGCAAGCTAAGAAAGACGCACCGCAAAAAATCGAAAACGCGGAAACGGCTCTGAAAAAAGCTCGGCAAGACCGTGATGAGCGTCAAAAGGCCTACGAGACCATTGCCGCGGCATGGTTGGCAGATCAGCAAGCTGTGGAATCGCACCTGATCGAGCATGACCAGCTGGTGTCGTTTTCCGAGAAGGTCGCTCCGATTTTTCATCGGCGATGTGTGGCGTGTCATAACGCACGGCAGGCTCAGGGGCGTTTGAACATGGAAACGTTTGCGGCGATGGCAAAGGGGGGCGAGTCTGGGGAATCGTTCGTTGCAGGCGATCCGGATTCGTCGATGCTGTGGACGATGATCGAAATTGGCGAAATGCCCAAAGACGCCGACCCGCTCACCGCCGACGAGATGGCCGTCATTCGTCGATGGATCGAGACGGGAGCGGTACTCGATGCGGGCAAGCCAGCGGATGCCTCTCTGCTCACAATCATGCCCAAGCCGGAACAACCGCAGCCACCGGAATCCTATGCGGCGACGATTCCCGTCACCGCGTTGGCGTATAGTCCAGATGGCAAACTGCTGGCCAGTTCCGGCTATCATGAGGTCCTGTTGTGGAATGCCGAAGACGGATCGCTTGTACGTCGGATCTCGAACCTGGCGGAGCGTGTGTACGATGTGCAGTTTAGTCAGGACGGGGCCACGATTGTCGTCGCGGCAGGTACACCGGCACAGATTGGCGAGGTCAAGCAGTTTGCGGTTGCGGATGGTCAGCTACTTGCCGACCTGATGATCACGCCGGATTCCGTCTTCGCGATTGCACTAAGTCCCGATGGGACTCGATTGGCCTCGGCCGGTGCCGACCGGTCCGTACGAGTGTTCGATCTTGAGTCTCAAGCTGAGCTACTGCATGTCGAAGACCATGCAGACTGGGTCATGGACGTGGCTTGGAGTCCCGATGGTAAACAGCTCGTCTCCGCCAGTCGTGACAAGACGGCGAAGGTCGTCAACGCAGAGACCGGAGAGGCGGTCATCACGTTCAACAGTCATTCCGATGCCGTTTATGCGGTCGCCTTCAGTCAAGACGGTAAACAAGTCGTGAGTGCAGGTGAGGACAGGCAAATTCGGCTATGGAAAGTCGCGGATGCCAAAGCTGTCAAAACGGTGCGGGCTTCGGGAGCTGTGTTCGATCTGGAACAACTTCCCAACGGACAAACGGCCACCGCCGAGGCGAGCAAAACGGCACGACTCGTCGCGTGGCCGAAGGGGCAAATTGCCAAAACATTCAGCGGCTCACCGGAATGGCTTTACAGTGTGGCTGCGTCACCGTCGACACAGCGAATCGCCGCCGGCAGTTACGACGGCACCATTCGCATCTGGAACATGGAAGACGGCAAGGAATTTCTGAAGTTCGTCGCCAAACCGTAA
- a CDS encoding tRNA (cytidine(34)-2'-O)-methyltransferase yields the protein MNDSTEPLLHVALYQPDIPQNTGNIGRTCVAVRAKLWLIRPLGFRLDDRYLKRAGMDYWQHLDWQAVESYQELVEHLPNRRIWCLTKTAKRLAWDVEFSPGDVLLFGSESRGLPASILREDNTRNLRLPMYEEVRSLNLASTANTIVYEAVRQFGGLPGVD from the coding sequence ATGAACGATTCCACTGAACCGCTGCTGCATGTCGCCCTGTATCAGCCGGACATCCCGCAGAATACCGGCAACATTGGTCGGACGTGTGTGGCGGTGCGAGCGAAGTTGTGGCTGATTCGGCCACTGGGATTTCGGCTCGATGACCGTTACCTGAAACGCGCTGGCATGGATTATTGGCAACATTTGGACTGGCAAGCGGTCGAAAGTTATCAGGAATTGGTCGAGCACCTGCCGAATCGGCGAATCTGGTGTCTGACCAAGACGGCCAAGCGGTTGGCGTGGGACGTGGAGTTCTCTCCTGGCGATGTGCTCCTCTTTGGCAGCGAGAGTCGCGGTTTGCCGGCCTCGATTCTGAGGGAAGACAATACCCGTAATCTGCGGTTGCCGATGTACGAGGAAGTCCGCAGTCTCAACTTGGCCAGCACCGCGAATACCATCGTGTACGAAGCGGTTCGACAATTCGGTGGCTTGCCGGGAGTGGACTGA
- a CDS encoding DUF6800 family protein, with translation MGRVERQRDLARKRTRRAKLRRLREKYRKANESERPEIIEKVRLVSPLVNLVEEEANQEKAES, from the coding sequence ATGGGACGAGTGGAACGGCAACGGGATTTAGCTCGAAAACGCACACGACGGGCCAAGCTACGCCGATTGCGAGAAAAGTATCGCAAAGCGAATGAATCCGAACGCCCTGAAATTATCGAGAAAGTCCGTCTTGTCAGCCCGCTTGTGAACTTGGTCGAAGAAGAAGCCAATCAGGAAAAAGCGGAATCCTAA
- a CDS encoding TIGR02996 domain-containing protein has translation MPQSSAPFLQAIVDDPYNDTPRLIYADWLDAQGQSSRAEFIRLQCESARLRKGSSRRQALELRADELLFEHESEWLGEKSEQIVRWKFRRGFLHSATMTANAFLKHGESVFQTEPLWRIGFVDDDGEPLQTDALNEVVSHPTFGAVRSLDIIGAAPVFEPHWHSQWSEPQVPLADWLHALAQATHVRNLKSFVPGTWLRLFNPFGEETGTAASALETFCQAEHLRTLRRLSLNGCPMAPARQSDQLAELVANASFARQLKRLNLENCRLNDTAAQTLASSTNLRGLTQLTLFGNSLTQSGWEALFQSPHLKQIRDVDVFGADLPVFAKSPLTNQLRDLTLGWSDESGTPEVEAAWYKLIKTARPPRRLHLICQEINSEIIETMATSGWLRNLRSLYIDNDSQSEGFFHPETITELLRSNAAPNLVELRTHEFADQKFVQSLGDWDGQRRLESLDLSDDYYGRGTAKDVFEPSNLSPNLRELKGFRIQTQDDVNSVLRSKAVLTHAAFCITGDLTETQTRAIYESRLLRHVEFLRLSFLISYGEQGNISDETVRNCLRPLALPQVLPRLRAFRTYVFGDDPPELDAVKRRLGPRMKS, from the coding sequence ATGCCCCAGTCCTCGGCTCCCTTTCTGCAAGCAATTGTTGACGATCCCTATAACGACACGCCGCGTTTGATCTACGCTGACTGGCTCGATGCACAAGGACAATCGTCCCGAGCCGAATTCATCCGCTTGCAATGTGAATCGGCTCGATTGCGAAAGGGCAGTTCGCGGCGGCAGGCGTTGGAGTTACGAGCTGACGAGTTGCTGTTCGAGCACGAATCGGAATGGCTCGGCGAGAAGTCGGAGCAAATCGTCCGCTGGAAATTCCGCAGAGGCTTTCTGCACTCCGCGACGATGACCGCCAACGCATTCTTAAAGCACGGCGAATCCGTCTTCCAAACCGAACCGCTGTGGCGAATCGGTTTCGTGGACGATGACGGCGAACCGCTGCAAACCGACGCACTCAATGAAGTGGTTTCTCATCCAACGTTTGGTGCCGTGCGATCACTCGACATTATCGGGGCCGCGCCTGTCTTTGAACCGCATTGGCATAGTCAATGGTCTGAACCGCAAGTGCCACTCGCCGACTGGTTGCACGCATTGGCACAAGCAACGCATGTGCGAAACCTGAAGAGTTTCGTTCCCGGAACCTGGCTGCGGTTGTTCAACCCGTTTGGCGAGGAAACAGGGACCGCCGCATCGGCTTTGGAAACATTCTGTCAGGCCGAGCATCTGCGGACGCTCCGTCGACTCAGCCTCAATGGATGCCCAATGGCCCCTGCGAGGCAATCCGACCAGCTGGCAGAATTGGTCGCGAACGCCTCGTTTGCTAGGCAACTGAAACGATTGAACTTAGAGAATTGCCGACTCAACGATACAGCAGCCCAAACGCTGGCCTCCTCGACAAACCTGCGAGGTTTGACGCAACTCACGTTGTTCGGCAATTCGCTGACCCAATCGGGATGGGAAGCGTTGTTTCAATCTCCCCATTTAAAACAGATCCGCGACGTCGACGTGTTTGGGGCCGATTTACCAGTGTTTGCGAAATCTCCGCTGACGAACCAACTTCGAGATCTCACTTTAGGTTGGAGCGATGAAAGCGGGACACCGGAAGTCGAAGCCGCATGGTACAAACTGATCAAAACCGCCCGCCCACCGCGACGATTACACCTGATCTGCCAGGAAATCAATTCCGAAATTATCGAAACGATGGCAACAAGCGGATGGCTGCGAAATTTGCGGTCGTTGTATATCGACAACGATTCCCAGTCCGAAGGATTTTTCCATCCAGAAACGATCACCGAATTGCTTCGGTCCAATGCCGCTCCGAATCTGGTCGAGTTGCGAACGCATGAATTTGCGGACCAAAAGTTCGTGCAGTCCCTCGGTGATTGGGACGGACAACGACGGCTCGAATCTCTGGACCTATCCGATGATTACTACGGTCGTGGCACAGCCAAGGACGTTTTTGAGCCTTCGAATCTTTCCCCGAATTTGCGGGAGCTCAAGGGATTTCGGATTCAAACCCAGGATGACGTGAACAGCGTTCTCAGGAGCAAGGCTGTCCTCACTCACGCCGCGTTTTGCATTACCGGCGATTTGACGGAAACGCAAACCCGGGCAATCTATGAATCACGTTTGCTGCGACACGTCGAATTCCTTCGCCTCTCGTTCCTCATCAGTTACGGCGAACAAGGCAACATCAGTGACGAGACCGTTCGCAATTGCTTGCGACCGCTTGCTTTGCCGCAAGTTCTTCCGCGACTACGCGCCTTCCGAACCTACGTATTTGGTGACGATCCGCCAGAGCTTGACGCCGTCAAACGCCGACTCGGTCCGCGAATGAAATCGTGA
- the lexA gene encoding transcriptional repressor LexA produces MVDGNGTKRPALTPRQREIYEFLKDKIVNRGYGPTVREIGTHFEIKSPNGVMCHLKALEKKGLITRESHMSRAIQLTDSPQKRMSLPLAGQIVAGHPVEAVEDVERVDFANLFDSDDHFCLKVKGDSMIEDSIAEGDYVIVNKQNDAREGEIVVALVEGQDATLKRFYRENDRFRLEPANSTMQPIYADDVEVLGVVVGVVRQY; encoded by the coding sequence ATGGTCGATGGTAACGGCACGAAACGTCCCGCTTTGACCCCGAGACAACGTGAAATTTACGAGTTCCTCAAAGATAAAATCGTGAATCGCGGATACGGCCCAACGGTTCGCGAAATCGGCACGCATTTTGAAATCAAAAGCCCCAACGGGGTGATGTGCCACTTGAAAGCCCTGGAGAAGAAGGGCTTGATCACTCGCGAATCTCACATGTCTCGTGCGATCCAGTTGACCGACTCCCCACAAAAACGCATGAGCCTCCCGCTCGCCGGACAGATTGTGGCCGGTCACCCGGTGGAAGCCGTCGAAGATGTGGAACGAGTCGACTTTGCCAACCTCTTTGATTCCGACGATCATTTCTGCCTAAAAGTCAAAGGCGATTCGATGATCGAGGACTCAATCGCGGAAGGCGATTACGTCATCGTCAACAAGCAGAACGATGCTCGGGAAGGCGAGATTGTGGTTGCATTGGTCGAAGGCCAAGACGCAACCCTCAAACGCTTCTACCGTGAGAACGACCGTTTCCGCTTGGAACCGGCGAACTCAACTATGCAACCGATCTACGCAGATGACGTTGAGGTTCTCGGCGTTGTTGTCGGTGTTGTCCGCCAATACTAA
- a CDS encoding class I tRNA ligase family protein, which yields MFQKAGDSEFLRGEHDALRFWGAAEIFRKLREKNAGKPKWSFLDGPITANNPMGVHHAWGRTYKDAFQRYFAMTGHELRYQNGFDCQGLWVEVEVEKEMGFGTKRAIEDYGIDHFVNECKRRVLRFAARQTEQSIRLGYWMDWDDPDQLRDLAEALGTDQTVTITSPSGKTETGPAHQLVARLGNPEWGGSYFTFSTENNETIWTFLKKCFERKKVYRGHDVMPWSGRAGSAYSQMEVADGRKLTVHRSVFVRFPLVDRDNENLLIWTTTPWTLTSNVAAAVNPDLDYVKLKSKRDGSIYYFAKANLDTKRMETEFKEGFGRPEWKWPDGVPKLKSLAQIFKEQGGYEIEDTLKGSELVGWRYRGPFDELKAQQTPGGFAFEGGRNTAEDASKPSATGSHQVIDGGRDNKGNPMVTAGEGTGIVHIAPGCGDVDHTLGESLGLPSIAPLKEDGRFAEGFGPFTGREAIDSETADLVFEQLKEKGLLLAVEKYPHIYPHCWRTGDELVFRLVDEWFINMDWRQEIMDVTQTIDWLPESIQGKERETEWLSNMRDWMISKKRFWGLALPIWVNPEDPSDFEVMGSLHELKERAVEGWDEFEGNTPHRPWIDKVKIKSEKTGAVLSRIVDVGNPWLDAGITPFSTMGYREDPAMWNEWYPADFVTECFPGQFRNWFYSMLALSTMMRYDETENAEEKRPFKTLLGHRLVMDEAGQPMHKSDGTAIWFEEAAEQLGVDTLRWMYLAQNPASDLRFGTRHPDDPVALETPDGTISETKEGLPTCKVTSTPADEVRRQILIPLWNSYSFFVNYAALDGFDPQNTTDVPVADRPEIDRWILSNLQQLTKTCREEFEAFNTPGVCSAAAAFVDDLSNWYIRRSRRRFWRKNEDATSENQQDKLAAYQTLHHVLLTLTKLLAPCVPFMSERLYQNLALGRNLEDAGQPSSVDGVPESVHLCDYPEPDENLLDHDLTHRASTAQAVVRLALKLREESGLRVRQPLAELRIASSDPAQAAAVKTLSELIRDELNVKQVTFLDSLGDLVRYKYKPNLKTLGPKYGKLLGVIRKELPNVDAGELAPLQNGESVTITLGGEEITLTPDDVLTETEQAAGWLTSSENTLQIALNTELTPELEAEGMARDFIRHVQQLRKENELEENQRIQIGYQTDEATVEQAVSAWGETIQSETRADGIESNGKLEAPKTVNVGDHKIALAINVC from the coding sequence ATGTTTCAAAAAGCTGGTGATTCTGAGTTTCTTCGCGGTGAGCACGACGCGCTGCGGTTTTGGGGTGCGGCGGAGATTTTTCGGAAGCTCCGGGAGAAAAACGCCGGGAAGCCGAAGTGGAGTTTCCTCGACGGGCCAATCACCGCGAACAATCCGATGGGCGTGCATCACGCTTGGGGACGCACGTACAAGGATGCGTTTCAGCGGTACTTCGCCATGACCGGGCACGAACTGCGTTATCAGAACGGGTTCGACTGCCAGGGGTTGTGGGTGGAAGTCGAAGTCGAAAAGGAAATGGGCTTCGGCACGAAACGGGCGATTGAGGATTACGGCATCGATCATTTCGTCAACGAGTGCAAACGACGCGTGCTGCGGTTCGCGGCTCGGCAGACGGAGCAGTCGATCCGGCTCGGTTATTGGATGGATTGGGACGATCCCGATCAACTGCGGGATCTCGCGGAAGCTCTGGGGACCGATCAAACGGTCACGATTACGTCTCCCAGTGGAAAAACCGAAACCGGACCGGCTCACCAGTTGGTCGCCCGGCTCGGCAATCCGGAATGGGGCGGGAGTTATTTCACGTTCTCCACCGAGAACAATGAAACGATTTGGACGTTTCTCAAGAAGTGCTTTGAGCGAAAGAAAGTCTACCGCGGTCACGACGTGATGCCCTGGTCCGGTCGGGCGGGAAGTGCGTATTCGCAGATGGAAGTCGCCGACGGACGGAAGCTGACCGTGCACCGTTCGGTGTTCGTGCGATTTCCGCTCGTCGATAGAGACAACGAGAATCTGTTGATCTGGACGACGACGCCTTGGACGCTCACCAGTAACGTCGCGGCGGCGGTCAATCCGGATTTGGATTACGTCAAGCTCAAGTCCAAACGTGATGGCTCGATCTACTACTTCGCCAAAGCCAACTTAGACACCAAGCGGATGGAGACCGAGTTCAAGGAAGGTTTCGGACGCCCCGAATGGAAATGGCCCGACGGTGTGCCGAAGTTGAAATCGCTCGCTCAAATCTTCAAGGAGCAAGGCGGCTATGAAATTGAGGACACGCTGAAAGGCTCCGAACTGGTCGGTTGGCGATATCGCGGGCCGTTCGATGAACTGAAAGCTCAACAAACGCCGGGCGGATTCGCATTCGAAGGCGGACGCAATACGGCGGAAGATGCGTCGAAGCCGTCGGCAACTGGTTCGCATCAGGTGATCGATGGCGGTCGCGACAACAAAGGCAATCCGATGGTCACCGCCGGTGAGGGAACCGGGATTGTGCACATCGCTCCCGGTTGTGGGGATGTCGACCATACGCTCGGGGAAAGTCTCGGTCTGCCAAGCATCGCTCCGTTGAAGGAAGACGGCCGATTCGCGGAGGGTTTCGGTCCGTTTACCGGTCGGGAAGCGATCGACTCCGAAACCGCCGATTTGGTCTTCGAGCAACTGAAAGAGAAAGGTTTGCTGCTGGCTGTCGAGAAGTATCCACATATCTATCCCCACTGTTGGCGGACAGGGGATGAACTTGTCTTCCGGCTGGTTGATGAGTGGTTCATCAACATGGACTGGCGACAGGAGATCATGGATGTCACGCAGACCATCGATTGGTTGCCGGAATCGATTCAGGGCAAGGAACGTGAGACCGAATGGCTCTCGAACATGCGGGATTGGATGATCTCCAAGAAACGCTTCTGGGGACTCGCGCTCCCAATCTGGGTCAATCCGGAAGATCCGTCTGACTTTGAAGTCATGGGCTCTTTGCATGAACTCAAGGAACGCGCCGTCGAGGGTTGGGACGAGTTCGAAGGGAATACGCCACACCGTCCATGGATCGACAAAGTCAAAATCAAGAGTGAGAAAACCGGAGCCGTTCTGAGTCGAATTGTTGACGTGGGGAATCCGTGGTTGGACGCGGGGATCACGCCATTCTCGACGATGGGTTACCGCGAAGACCCGGCGATGTGGAACGAGTGGTATCCGGCGGATTTCGTCACCGAATGCTTCCCGGGCCAATTCCGCAACTGGTTCTATTCGATGCTCGCGTTGTCGACGATGATGCGATACGACGAAACCGAAAACGCCGAGGAAAAACGACCATTCAAAACGCTGCTCGGTCACCGATTGGTGATGGACGAAGCCGGTCAGCCGATGCACAAATCTGACGGCACCGCAATTTGGTTCGAGGAAGCGGCCGAGCAGTTGGGCGTCGATACGCTGCGGTGGATGTATCTCGCCCAAAACCCGGCGTCGGACTTACGATTCGGAACGCGACATCCTGACGATCCGGTGGCATTGGAGACACCGGATGGCACAATCTCCGAAACGAAAGAAGGCTTGCCCACCTGTAAAGTGACAAGCACGCCCGCCGATGAAGTGCGACGACAAATTCTGATCCCGCTGTGGAACAGTTATTCGTTCTTCGTGAACTATGCGGCTCTCGATGGATTCGATCCGCAGAACACGACCGATGTGCCAGTGGCCGACCGTCCGGAAATCGACCGTTGGATTCTCTCGAACTTGCAGCAACTGACGAAGACGTGCCGCGAGGAATTCGAAGCCTTCAATACACCCGGCGTGTGTAGTGCGGCGGCGGCGTTCGTTGATGATTTGTCGAATTGGTACATTCGCCGCAGTCGTCGTCGATTCTGGCGGAAGAACGAAGACGCCACCAGTGAGAACCAACAAGACAAACTCGCTGCATACCAAACGCTGCACCATGTGTTGTTGACGCTGACGAAATTGCTCGCGCCGTGCGTGCCCTTCATGTCGGAGCGGCTTTATCAGAACTTGGCTTTGGGGAGAAACTTAGAGGATGCGGGGCAGCCGTCTTCAGTGGATGGCGTGCCGGAATCCGTGCATCTCTGCGACTACCCGGAACCCGACGAAAACCTGCTCGATCACGATTTGACGCATCGTGCATCGACAGCTCAAGCAGTAGTGCGGTTGGCGTTGAAGCTGCGGGAAGAAAGTGGTTTGCGAGTGCGACAACCGCTTGCCGAGTTGCGGATTGCGTCCAGTGATCCTGCGCAAGCCGCCGCCGTAAAAACCTTGAGCGAGTTGATCCGCGATGAACTCAACGTCAAGCAGGTCACTTTTCTAGACAGCCTCGGCGATTTGGTGCGTTACAAATACAAACCAAACCTGAAAACGCTCGGACCAAAGTATGGCAAGTTGCTCGGTGTGATTCGTAAGGAGTTGCCGAACGTTGACGCGGGCGAGCTGGCTCCGCTGCAAAATGGTGAGTCGGTCACAATCACGCTCGGCGGCGAGGAGATCACACTCACACCCGATGATGTGCTCACCGAAACCGAACAAGCGGCCGGTTGGTTGACGTCTTCCGAAAACACGTTGCAAATCGCACTCAACACGGAACTCACCCCAGAATTGGAAGCCGAAGGCATGGCTCGGGATTTCATTCGGCATGTTCAACAACTCCGGAAGGAGAACGAGCTCGAAGAAAACCAACGAATCCAAATCGGTTACCAGACGGACGAGGCTACCGTCGAACAAGCGGTTTCCGCTTGGGGCGAGACCATTCAAAGCGAAACGCGAGCGGATGGCATTGAGTCGAATGGGAAACTGGAGGCTCCCAAGACCGTGAATGTCGGCGATCACAAAATCGCATTGGCGATCAATGTGTGTTGA